The Mucilaginibacter yixingensis genome window below encodes:
- a CDS encoding RNA polymerase sigma-70 factor — protein sequence MPQCIDIANFRNGDVNAFKLIFEEYYQRLSYFTRTIVGDEEAEDIVQETFVKLWERADTFDNTTSIKAFLYLTAKNACLNVTRHNKIIKLHETQATEVSEDNLLFNIIRHEVIGEIRAAVDQLPEGYRKVIYLSYFEGKTNQETAEMLNISINTVKTQKLRGFKILREVLKHSPEGLLILSAMFHSGL from the coding sequence ATGCCCCAATGCATTGATATAGCGAACTTTAGAAATGGCGATGTAAATGCCTTTAAACTGATATTCGAAGAGTATTATCAGCGGCTATCTTATTTTACCCGCACTATAGTTGGTGATGAGGAGGCTGAGGACATTGTGCAGGAAACTTTTGTGAAGCTTTGGGAGCGAGCAGATACTTTTGATAACACTACTTCTATTAAGGCATTCTTATATCTAACCGCAAAAAACGCCTGCCTTAATGTTACCCGCCATAATAAGATCATCAAGCTGCACGAAACTCAGGCAACCGAAGTCAGCGAAGACAACCTGCTTTTCAATATCATCAGGCACGAGGTGATTGGCGAAATACGCGCCGCGGTTGATCAGCTACCCGAAGGTTACCGCAAAGTAATTTACCTAAGCTATTTTGAGGGCAAAACCAATCAGGAAACGGCCGAGATGCTCAACATCTCCATCAATACGGTTAAAACCCAAAAGCTGCGCGGCTTTAAAATTTTGCGCGAAGTGCTTAAACATTCTCCAGAAGGATTACTCATCCTATCGGCAATGTTTCACTCAGGCCTGTAG